From Rickettsia endosymbiont of Ceutorhynchus obstrictus, a single genomic window includes:
- a CDS encoding Bcr/CflA family efflux MFS transporter, with protein MKIIAQIPPWMLLCLFVLSPTTETMYTAGLPSLSAFFNISGNTAQITSTLYFLGFAFGILSLGRLSDIYGRRPIVLFGLFIYIISSIACILAVNIEMLMIARFAQAFGASVGSVIGQAMARDSYQGSRLSYVYASLSVWLAFIPSLGSSVGGYIVEYSDWRYVFVFSSFLVTLLLILYCKILPETNPYMDISHTSKYFEVFKIVVKDKIIWLYAFIIGAFNGMTYGFFIEAPFIFIENMRLSPSFYGKLTFLLCLANIFGGLFGRYLIKKRRVDEKKIMILGLGFSLLGCTMLVIAAFLLKDNQINNNIVIGIIFIPIMLHMIGHNLLIPMTLRYALEDYAKVTGTAGSIFGSLYYILIALITFIVSKLHSETINNFALLFLFLSIGCAVSFYLIRVLSCSKTTIILVVQERQ; from the coding sequence ATGAAAATAATCGCGCAAATTCCGCCTTGGATGCTTCTTTGTTTATTTGTTCTATCTCCTACCACGGAAACAATGTATACCGCAGGGCTGCCTAGTCTTTCGGCATTTTTTAATATTAGCGGTAATACGGCACAAATTACGTCTACCTTATATTTTTTAGGTTTCGCTTTCGGTATATTATCCTTAGGTAGATTATCGGACATTTACGGTAGAAGACCTATAGTTCTCTTCGGACTATTTATTTACATTATATCCTCTATTGCCTGTATCTTAGCAGTTAATATAGAGATGCTAATGATTGCACGTTTTGCTCAAGCTTTCGGGGCAAGTGTCGGCTCCGTAATAGGGCAGGCGATGGCAAGAGATTCATATCAAGGAAGTAGATTATCTTATGTTTATGCTAGCTTATCGGTATGGCTGGCATTTATTCCGTCACTCGGTTCATCGGTCGGCGGTTATATTGTTGAATATTCCGACTGGCGCTATGTTTTCGTCTTTTCAAGTTTTTTAGTTACTTTATTACTTATTTTATATTGTAAAATTTTACCTGAAACAAATCCGTATATGGATATCTCTCACACTAGTAAATATTTTGAAGTTTTTAAAATAGTAGTAAAGGATAAAATTATCTGGCTTTATGCTTTTATTATCGGGGCATTTAACGGCATGACTTACGGTTTTTTTATCGAAGCCCCCTTTATTTTTATTGAGAATATGAGGTTGTCGCCTTCTTTCTACGGTAAATTAACGTTCTTATTATGTTTAGCTAATATTTTTGGCGGCTTATTTGGCAGATATTTAATAAAAAAACGCCGTGTAGATGAAAAAAAAATAATGATTTTGGGACTCGGATTTAGCTTGCTGGGTTGTACGATGTTAGTAATAGCTGCTTTTTTATTAAAGGATAATCAAATTAATAATAATATCGTCATAGGAATAATATTCATTCCGATAATGTTGCATATGATTGGACATAATCTTCTAATTCCGATGACGCTGCGTTATGCTTTAGAAGATTATGCCAAAGTTACCGGCACTGCCGGCTCAATTTTCGGCTCATTATATTATATATTAATAGCCTTAATAACTTTTATCGTTTCAAAATTACACAGTGAAACAATAAATAATTTTGCTTTATTATTCTTGTTCTTAAGTATCGGCTGCGCTGTATCATTTTATTTGATTAGGGTTTTGTCGTGTTCTAAGACAACTATTATCCTTGTAGTTCAAGAAAGACAGTAG